In one window of Pseudomonas sp. IAC-BECa141 DNA:
- a CDS encoding ABC transporter ATP-binding protein, whose translation MANLKIKNLQKGFEGFSIIKGIDLEVNDKEFVVFVGPSGCGKSTLLRLIAGLEEVSGGTIELDGRDITEVSPAKRDLAMVFQTYALYPHMTVKKNMSFALDLAGVPKAEVEKKVGEAARILELGPMLERKPKQLSGGQRQRVAIGRAIVRNPKIFLFDEPLSNLDAALRVQMRLELLRLHKDLKATMIYVTHDQVEAMTMADKVVVLNGGKIEQVGSPLELYHNPANLFVAGFLGTPKMGFLKGQIARIDGASCEVSLDAGTRITLPFNASNLSVGRAVTLGIRPEHLELAQPGDCTLQVTADVSERLGSDTFCHVKTNAGEALTMRVRGDLASRYGEQLNLHLDAAHCHLFDADGVALTRPLRAAA comes from the coding sequence ATGGCCAACCTGAAAATCAAGAATCTGCAAAAAGGCTTCGAAGGTTTCTCCATCATCAAGGGCATCGACCTTGAGGTGAACGACAAGGAATTCGTGGTGTTCGTCGGCCCGTCGGGCTGCGGCAAATCCACCCTGCTGCGACTGATCGCCGGCCTTGAAGAAGTCAGCGGCGGCACCATCGAACTGGACGGGCGCGACATCACCGAAGTCAGCCCGGCCAAGCGTGACCTGGCGATGGTGTTCCAGACCTACGCGCTGTATCCGCACATGACCGTGAAAAAGAACATGTCGTTTGCCCTCGATCTGGCCGGTGTGCCGAAGGCTGAGGTCGAAAAGAAAGTCGGTGAAGCGGCGCGGATTCTCGAACTGGGCCCGATGCTAGAACGCAAGCCGAAACAGTTGTCCGGCGGCCAGCGTCAGCGTGTGGCCATCGGTCGCGCGATCGTGCGCAACCCGAAAATCTTCCTGTTCGACGAACCGCTGTCCAACCTCGACGCCGCCCTGCGGGTGCAAATGCGCCTTGAGCTGCTGCGCCTGCACAAGGACCTCAAAGCGACCATGATCTACGTGACCCACGATCAGGTCGAAGCCATGACCATGGCCGACAAGGTCGTGGTGCTCAACGGCGGCAAGATCGAACAGGTCGGTTCGCCGCTGGAGCTGTACCACAACCCGGCCAATCTGTTCGTCGCCGGCTTCCTCGGCACGCCGAAAATGGGCTTCCTCAAAGGCCAGATCGCGCGGATCGATGGCGCGAGCTGCGAAGTTTCGCTGGACGCCGGCACTCGCATCACCCTGCCATTCAACGCGTCGAACCTGAGCGTCGGCAGAGCCGTGACCCTGGGCATTCGCCCGGAACATCTGGAACTCGCGCAACCGGGCGACTGCACCCTGCAAGTCACTGCCGACGTCAGCGAACGGCTGGGCAGCGACACCTTCTGCCACGTCAAGACCAACGCCGGCGAAGCCCTGACCATGCGCGTGCGCGGCGATCTGGCGAGCC